ACGGCTCGGGCAAGACTACCTTTTTCAATCTGCTTTCGGGAATTTATGAACCAACGGGTGGGCGGATCATTTTTGAGGGTCGGGTGATCAATGGAGCCCGGCCGGATATCAACTTTCGGCTGGGAATTGCCCGCACCTTCCAGAACGGTCGTCTGTTCCTGGGCCTGAACGTGCTAGAAAACGTCATGTTGGGCCTGCACGCCCAGCAGAAGAGTTTCCTCTGGGGAGCGCTGACACGCCACCGGCGCATGGTGGAAGAAGAACGGCAGGCGATCAAAAAAGCCCGGGAAATTATGGGTTTCTTCAGCCGCGAACTCCTGGACCAGCAGGACAAACTGGCCAGAAACCTGTCCTACGCCGACCGACGCCGGTTGGAGATCTGCCGGGCGGTGGTCTCGCGTCCCAAGCTATTGCTGCTTGACGAGCCGTCGGCCGGTATGAATCCCAGTGAAACGGAAAAACTGGTGGAGGATATTCGGCGGATTCGCCAACTCAGCCCGGATATCGCCCTGGTGATCATCGAACACGATATGTCCGTGATTGAAGGCTTGGCGCAGCGAGTGGTTTGTTTTAACTACGGACAAAAGATCGCCGAAGGTACGTTTGCGGAAGTAAGTAGCAATCCAGAGGTAATTCGAGCCTATCTGGGGGAGGAAGAGGAAGATGTTGGAGCTTAAAGGAGTTACCACCCACTACGGCGCGATCCGTGTCCTGCGTGATGTTAATCTGCAGGTGCCGGCCGGGCAGATCACCTGTCTCTTGGGGAGCAATGGGGCCGGGAAGACGACCACGATCCGGACGATCCTGGGCCTGGTTAAACCCACGAGCGGGGAGATTTTTTTCCGCGGCGAACGCATAGACCGATTGAAGACGGCACAGATTATCCAAAAGGGGGTGGCCGTCGTCCCGGAAGGAAGGCGGATTTTTCCTAAATTGCGCGTAGAGGAGAACCTCCTGATCGGCGCCAATCAAATCCGCGACAAGCAGCGGGTCCAGCGGAATCTCAAACGGATGTATGAGCTGTTTCCCCGCCTGGAAGAGCGAAAACACCAGGTGGCCGGCACGCTGAGCGGTGGTGAACAGCAGATGCTGGCCATGGGCCGGGCGCTGATGAGTGATCCGCAGTTATTGTTGATGGACGAGCCTTCCCTGGGTCTGGCCCCAATCCTGATCAAGGAATTGTTTGAAACCATTGTGGATATCAACCGAGCGGGGGTGACAATCCTGCTGATCGAGCAGAATGCG
The Bacillota bacterium genome window above contains:
- a CDS encoding ABC transporter ATP-binding protein, whose translation is MLELKGVTTHYGAIRVLRDVNLQVPAGQITCLLGSNGAGKTTTIRTILGLVKPTSGEIFFRGERIDRLKTAQIIQKGVAVVPEGRRIFPKLRVEENLLIGANQIRDKQRVQRNLKRMYELFPRLEERKHQVAGTLSGGEQQMLAMGRALMSDPQLLLMDEPSLGLAPILIKELFETIVDINRAGVTILLIEQNAHKAIAIAHNVNVMQKGEIVMSNAGNNTLTKEQIHDAYLKKTVKAG
- a CDS encoding ABC transporter ATP-binding protein, coding for MNLLQTERLTMTFGGLTAVDRINFYISRGETVGIIGPNGSGKTTFFNLLSGIYEPTGGRIIFEGRVINGARPDINFRLGIARTFQNGRLFLGLNVLENVMLGLHAQQKSFLWGALTRHRRMVEEERQAIKKAREIMGFFSRELLDQQDKLARNLSYADRRRLEICRAVVSRPKLLLLDEPSAGMNPSETEKLVEDIRRIRQLSPDIALVIIEHDMSVIEGLAQRVVCFNYGQKIAEGTFAEVSSNPEVIRAYLGEEEEDVGA